One genomic window of Mucilaginibacter sp. SJ includes the following:
- a CDS encoding AAA family ATPase: MHINIFGASGSGVTTLGQTLSEKLDYPYFDSDHYFWLPSDPPFTNRRPPEERNAMINSEMAGMQNWILGGSVINWNNNWQFDLSVFLYIPPAIRVRRLQERELERYGDIIYTDRERNKLYNEFIEWARGYDELITNSRSLHSHKNWMNNIKTPLLVIEGDTTVRERMELVLRKIKTI; encoded by the coding sequence ATGCACATCAACATCTTCGGCGCATCTGGCTCAGGGGTAACTACGCTTGGCCAAACTTTAAGCGAGAAACTTGATTACCCGTATTTCGACAGCGATCATTATTTCTGGCTTCCTTCCGATCCTCCTTTTACTAACCGGCGACCGCCTGAAGAACGAAATGCTATGATTAACAGTGAAATGGCCGGTATGCAAAACTGGATCCTTGGCGGTTCGGTTATCAACTGGAACAATAATTGGCAATTTGATTTGTCGGTATTTTTGTACATCCCGCCAGCAATAAGGGTTCGGCGTTTGCAGGAAAGGGAGCTTGAACGTTATGGAGATATCATCTATACCGATAGAGAACGAAACAAGCTTTACAACGAATTTATTGAATGGGCCCGAGGTTATGATGAGCTTATTACCAACAGCCGAAGCTTACATTCGCACAAGAATTGGATGAATAATATAAAAACGCCTTTGCTGGTTATTGAAGGAGATACCACTGTTAGGGAACGGATGGAGCTTGTTTTGAGGAAGATAAAAACAATTTAA
- a CDS encoding DUF4265 domain-containing protein — protein sequence MADDKHVKILFRLYSSILEEMTVETMWAKVVNEEQGLYALDNIPFYLPVIASGDIVFAEYDSDEQMLAYRETREYSGNSTIHVILMNDAADLKSIGKLFEEMGCNWEGMGDKYFAMDVPASIDYRLVKARLEELSKPEIIGYAESCLSGGHQY from the coding sequence ATGGCTGATGATAAACATGTAAAAATACTATTTAGGTTATACAGTAGCATTTTAGAGGAGATGACAGTAGAAACCATGTGGGCTAAAGTGGTTAATGAAGAGCAAGGGCTTTATGCGTTGGATAATATCCCTTTTTATCTGCCGGTCATAGCATCCGGTGACATAGTATTTGCGGAATATGATTCAGATGAACAAATGCTCGCCTACCGTGAAACAAGGGAATACTCCGGTAATTCAACCATTCATGTGATTTTAATGAACGATGCCGCCGATCTCAAGAGTATTGGTAAATTATTTGAAGAAATGGGATGTAACTGGGAGGGTATGGGGGATAAATATTTTGCCATGGATGTACCAGCTTCGATTGATTACCGCTTAGTTAAAGCCCGATTAGAGGAATTGAGCAAACCGGAAATTATCGGATATGCAGAATCGTGTTTATCGGGAGGGCATCAATATTAG
- a CDS encoding polysaccharide deacetylase family protein, whose amino-acid sequence MKNLLLTATCIVFNIAVYAQQTKTYAEKLGWPKGARVIILHVDDAGMSHESNEGVEKAIGEGIATSTSVMMPCPWVPDFKHYMDQHPGIDAGLHLTLTSEWQNYRWGPLAGKAAVPGLVDQEGAFWPAVPAVYFRATADEVDKEIRAQFDRALSMGFVPTHLDSHMGTLFAKPAFLEKYINLGIEKKIPVMLPGGEDLFYREEAKNATIARLKKEGKYTEGMTIADPAELNKVKELGEIVWRGGLPVLDDLDNSSYDWVMPDIDKATDKELQKWYTDHYIENFERFSPGLTMVLMHCTQPSPQFKNICNEGQKRKGDLLAMTDPRLKAYLKQKGFILTTWKEVMERRVKVRNE is encoded by the coding sequence ATGAAGAACTTACTGCTCACAGCAACATGCATTGTTTTTAACATTGCCGTTTATGCACAGCAAACCAAAACCTATGCCGAAAAGCTTGGCTGGCCTAAAGGCGCACGTGTAATTATCCTGCATGTTGATGATGCCGGTATGTCGCACGAATCAAACGAAGGGGTTGAAAAAGCCATTGGTGAGGGTATAGCCACTTCAACCAGTGTGATGATGCCCTGCCCCTGGGTGCCCGATTTTAAGCATTATATGGATCAGCACCCCGGTATAGATGCCGGATTGCATTTAACCTTAACTTCCGAATGGCAAAATTACCGATGGGGGCCGCTTGCAGGTAAAGCCGCAGTTCCGGGACTGGTTGACCAAGAAGGTGCCTTTTGGCCCGCGGTGCCTGCTGTTTATTTCCGGGCTACAGCCGATGAGGTGGATAAAGAAATACGTGCACAATTTGACCGCGCCCTGTCCATGGGATTTGTACCTACCCACCTGGATTCACATATGGGGACGTTGTTTGCCAAGCCTGCTTTTCTTGAAAAGTATATTAACCTGGGTATTGAAAAGAAAATACCTGTAATGCTTCCCGGCGGAGAAGATCTTTTTTACCGTGAGGAGGCAAAAAATGCTACCATTGCCCGGCTTAAAAAAGAGGGTAAATACACCGAGGGGATGACCATCGCCGACCCGGCAGAACTGAATAAAGTGAAAGAGCTTGGCGAAATAGTATGGAGAGGCGGCTTGCCTGTTTTAGATGACCTTGATAATTCAAGCTATGACTGGGTAATGCCGGATATTGACAAGGCTACCGATAAGGAACTGCAAAAATGGTACACAGACCACTACATCGAAAACTTCGAGCGTTTTTCGCCGGGGTTAACGATGGTACTGATGCACTGCACGCAGCCATCGCCTCAGTTTAAAAATATCTGTAACGAAGGCCAGAAACGAAAAGGCGACCTGCTGGCCATGACCGACCCGAGACTGAAAGCCTATCTTAAACAAAAGGGCTTCATTTTAACTACATGGAAAGAGGTAATGGAGCGGAGGGTTAAGGTGAGAAATGAGTAA
- a CDS encoding MBL fold metallo-hydrolase, producing the protein MTITFLGTGTSQGVPVIACNCEVCLSTDKHDKRLRSSVLIEAEDKVIAIDSGPDFRYQMLRANVQHLDAIVFTHEHKDHIAGMDDIRAFNYKQNAPIDIYADERVQKALVREFPYIFDGTGYPGIPQVNMHIIALDPFMIGNVELIPIEVFHYRLPIKGFRVKDFTYLTDAKTIPDIEKEKIKGTKILVINALQKETHISHFTLEEAIAFANDIGAETTYFTHISHRLGKHADVSKELPAGIELAYDGLKLTI; encoded by the coding sequence GTGACCATAACATTTTTAGGAACCGGAACATCGCAGGGGGTACCTGTTATTGCATGTAATTGCGAGGTATGCCTTTCAACAGATAAGCATGATAAGCGCCTGCGCAGCTCTGTTTTAATTGAGGCCGAAGATAAGGTTATTGCCATTGATTCGGGCCCCGATTTCAGGTACCAGATGCTTCGTGCCAACGTACAGCACCTTGATGCCATCGTTTTTACACACGAGCATAAAGACCACATTGCCGGTATGGATGATATTCGCGCGTTTAATTACAAACAAAACGCACCGATTGATATTTATGCTGATGAAAGGGTGCAAAAAGCCCTTGTGCGTGAATTTCCCTATATTTTTGATGGCACGGGTTATCCCGGCATTCCGCAGGTAAACATGCACATTATTGCGCTTGATCCCTTTATGATCGGTAATGTTGAGCTCATCCCTATAGAGGTATTCCATTACAGATTGCCTATTAAAGGTTTCAGGGTTAAAGATTTTACCTACCTCACCGATGCCAAAACAATTCCGGATATAGAAAAGGAAAAAATAAAAGGCACAAAAATATTGGTGATCAATGCCCTGCAAAAGGAAACCCATATTTCCCATTTTACACTTGAGGAAGCCATAGCTTTTGCAAACGACATTGGGGCCGAAACCACTTACTTTACGCATATAAGCCACAGGCTGGGCAAACACGCTGATGTTTCTAAAGAGCTGCCTGCCGGTATCGAGCTGGCTTATGACGGCCTGAAACTGACTATTTAA
- a CDS encoding DUF3072 domain-containing protein translates to MAINPNDTPDNGFFDESDDEEIINQNQIKGSNMVKDPDEWSTGDEPMTGAQQSYLKTLSDEAGEEFDGSLTKAEASKRIDELQHKTGRGLNN, encoded by the coding sequence ATGGCTATCAACCCCAATGATACACCCGACAATGGCTTTTTTGATGAATCGGATGATGAGGAGATCATCAATCAAAATCAAATAAAAGGTTCAAATATGGTAAAGGACCCGGATGAATGGTCAACAGGTGATGAACCCATGACCGGCGCACAGCAGTCCTATCTCAAAACATTATCTGACGAGGCCGGCGAAGAGTTTGACGGATCGCTTACCAAGGCCGAAGCATCAAAACGGATAGACGAGCTGCAGCATAAAACAGGGAGGGGCTTAAACAATTAA
- a CDS encoding GDSL-type esterase/lipase family protein, translated as MKLKLIGTLLLLSALGVQAQQKIIPLYPGAAPGSENWTWNEGESDSNAFNTKVVYNVTHPSLGVFLPDSSIATGTAVVICPGGGFHTLSINSEGYDVAKWLNKQGVACFVLKYRLAHSLTNDPVKELVAKMSQKDFPKQVAPVIPLAIADAHAALTYVREHASEYHVSPQRIGIMGFSAGGTLAGAAAFNYTAANKPDFDAPIYAYVPPELISKIPDDAPPMFIAAATDDQLGLAPHSIELYSKWLASKHSAELHMYAKGGHGFGMRKQSLPTDNWIDRFNDWLDLKGFLKPIDPKVKSVKERADQWEAYHKQWEDAFHKDWANMTRYKADNEKVKASAPNPKSVVYMGDSITDFWISRDSTFWSGKPYFDRGISGQTTTQMLVRFREDVIDLKPGAVVILAGINDIAQNNGPIAIEDIFGNIQSMALLAKAANIKVVLCSVLPAYAFPWRPGMEPAQKVVQLNAMIKAFADANKMVYVDYHSAMADERKGLPKNLAADGVHPTVEGYRVMEPLVEKGIAEALKRK; from the coding sequence ATGAAATTAAAACTGATAGGTACCTTACTCCTATTGTCGGCCCTTGGCGTACAGGCCCAGCAAAAAATCATCCCGCTTTACCCCGGCGCAGCTCCCGGTTCTGAAAACTGGACCTGGAACGAGGGCGAAAGCGACAGCAACGCGTTTAATACCAAAGTAGTTTATAATGTTACGCACCCTTCCCTGGGTGTTTTCCTGCCCGATTCATCCATCGCTACCGGCACCGCGGTGGTTATTTGCCCGGGTGGCGGCTTCCATACCCTGTCAATCAACAGCGAGGGTTATGACGTAGCAAAATGGCTTAATAAACAGGGCGTGGCCTGCTTTGTATTGAAATACAGGTTGGCTCACAGTTTAACTAACGATCCGGTAAAAGAATTGGTAGCCAAAATGAGTCAGAAGGATTTCCCTAAACAGGTAGCGCCGGTTATTCCGCTGGCTATCGCTGACGCGCATGCAGCGCTGACTTATGTGCGTGAACATGCCTCCGAATACCATGTTTCTCCGCAACGAATCGGGATCATGGGCTTTTCGGCAGGCGGCACACTGGCCGGTGCCGCAGCTTTCAATTACACCGCAGCTAACAAACCCGATTTCGACGCGCCTATTTATGCATACGTGCCTCCAGAGCTGATCTCAAAAATCCCTGACGATGCGCCGCCGATGTTTATAGCTGCAGCTACTGATGACCAGCTCGGCCTTGCGCCGCACAGTATTGAGCTTTATAGCAAATGGCTGGCATCAAAACATAGCGCCGAGCTGCATATGTACGCTAAAGGAGGCCACGGTTTTGGCATGCGCAAACAAAGCCTGCCTACCGACAACTGGATAGACCGCTTTAACGACTGGCTCGATCTGAAAGGTTTTTTAAAACCCATAGACCCTAAAGTAAAATCAGTTAAAGAAAGGGCCGATCAATGGGAAGCCTACCATAAGCAATGGGAAGATGCATTTCATAAAGACTGGGCAAACATGACCCGTTACAAGGCCGATAATGAAAAGGTAAAAGCATCAGCCCCAAACCCTAAAAGTGTAGTTTATATGGGCGATTCCATTACAGATTTCTGGATCAGCAGGGATTCAACCTTCTGGAGCGGTAAACCATATTTTGACCGCGGCATCAGCGGACAAACCACCACCCAAATGCTGGTGCGTTTTCGTGAGGATGTGATAGATCTGAAACCTGGCGCCGTGGTGATCCTGGCAGGAATAAATGACATCGCCCAAAATAACGGTCCGATAGCTATTGAAGATATTTTTGGCAATATCCAATCCATGGCATTGCTGGCCAAAGCTGCCAATATTAAAGTGGTGTTATGTTCAGTACTGCCCGCCTATGCCTTTCCATGGCGTCCCGGTATGGAACCTGCGCAAAAAGTGGTGCAGCTTAACGCCATGATTAAAGCCTTTGCCGATGCCAACAAAATGGTTTATGTAGATTACCATAGCGCCATGGCCGACGAGCGCAAGGGTTTGCCGAAAAATTTAGCCGCTGACGGCGTGCACCCTACTGTTGAAGGGTACAGGGTAATGGAGCCATTGGTTGAAAAGGGTATTGCGGAAGCGTTGAAGAGGAAGTAA